The Kluyvera intermedia genome window below encodes:
- a CDS encoding NCS2 family permease, producing MSTPSARTGGSLDAWFKISARGSSVRQEIVAGLTTFLAMVYSVIVVPGMLGKAGFPPAAVFVATCLVAGVGSIVMGLWANLPLAIGCAISLTAFTAFSLVLGQQISIPVALGAVFLMGVLFTIISASGIRSWILRNLPQGIAHGTGIGIGLFLLLIAANGVGMVVKNPIEGLPVALGKFDSFPVIMTLIGLAMIIGLEKLKVPGGILLTIIGISIVGLIFDPNVHFSGIFAMPSLSDDNGNSLIGSLDIMGALNPIVLPSVLALVMTAVFDATGTIRAVAGQANLLDKDGQIINGGKALTTDSLSSVFSAVVGAAPAAVYIESAAGTAAGGKTGLTAVTVGILFLLILFLSPLSYLVPGYATAPALMYVGLLMLSNVARIDFNDFVDAMSGLITAVMIVLTCNIVTGIMIGFATLVIGRVVSGEWRKLNIGTVIIAVALVVFYAGGWAI from the coding sequence ATGTCTACGCCTTCAGCGCGTACCGGCGGTTCGTTAGACGCCTGGTTTAAAATTTCTGCACGTGGTAGCTCCGTTCGTCAGGAGATTGTTGCCGGTCTTACGACCTTCCTGGCAATGGTGTACTCGGTTATTGTTGTGCCGGGTATGCTGGGTAAAGCAGGCTTCCCGCCAGCCGCGGTCTTCGTCGCGACCTGTCTGGTTGCGGGCGTAGGTTCAATTGTCATGGGTCTGTGGGCAAACCTGCCGCTAGCCATTGGCTGCGCCATTTCACTGACTGCCTTCACCGCATTTAGCCTGGTACTGGGCCAGCAGATCAGCATTCCGGTGGCTCTGGGTGCCGTCTTCCTGATGGGCGTGCTGTTTACCATTATCTCTGCTTCTGGGATCCGTAGCTGGATTTTGCGCAATTTGCCGCAGGGCATTGCGCACGGCACCGGTATCGGTATTGGTCTGTTCCTGCTGCTGATTGCCGCTAACGGCGTGGGCATGGTTGTTAAAAACCCCATTGAAGGTCTGCCGGTTGCGCTGGGCAAATTCGATAGCTTCCCGGTTATCATGACGCTGATTGGTCTGGCGATGATCATCGGTCTGGAAAAACTGAAGGTGCCAGGCGGTATTCTGCTGACCATCATCGGTATCTCCATTGTTGGCCTGATTTTCGATCCCAACGTGCACTTCTCTGGCATCTTCGCCATGCCATCCCTGAGTGATGACAACGGCAACTCGCTTATCGGTAGCCTGGATATCATGGGGGCCCTGAACCCAATCGTGCTGCCAAGCGTATTGGCGCTGGTGATGACGGCGGTATTTGACGCCACCGGTACCATTCGTGCTGTAGCCGGTCAGGCCAATCTGCTGGATAAAGACGGTCAGATCATCAACGGCGGCAAAGCGCTGACTACCGACTCCCTGAGCAGCGTGTTCTCCGCAGTCGTCGGTGCGGCTCCAGCGGCGGTGTACATTGAATCTGCAGCAGGTACGGCAGCGGGCGGTAAAACGGGTTTAACCGCGGTGACCGTGGGTATCTTGTTCCTGCTGATCCTGTTCCTCTCTCCGCTGTCTTACCTGGTTCCAGGCTATGCGACCGCACCTGCGCTGATGTACGTCGGCCTGCTGATGCTGAGCAACGTGGCGCGCATCGACTTCAACGATTTTGTTGACGCGATGTCTGGCCTGATTACTGCAGTGATGATTGTGCTGACCTGTAACATCGTGACCGGCATCATGATCGGCTTCGCGACGCTGGTTATTGGTCGCGTGGTCTCCGGTGAATGGCGCAAGTTGAATATCGGTACCGTGATTATTGCGGTGGCGCTGGTCGTTTTCTATGCGGGCGGCTGGGCGATTTAA
- the soxR gene encoding redox-sensitive transcriptional activator SoxR, whose protein sequence is MEKKSTRIKTLLSPGEVAKRTGVAVSALHFYESKGLIRSTRNSGNQRRYKRDVLRYVAIIKIAQRLGIPLGTIGESLRVLPENHTLGPKDWKHFTTQWREELDKRIHAMEALRDQLNGCIGCGCMSLRDCPLRNPGDKLGEEGTGARLLEDE, encoded by the coding sequence ATGGAAAAAAAATCGACGAGAATAAAAACGCTGCTTTCACCGGGTGAAGTAGCGAAACGAACTGGCGTAGCGGTATCTGCGTTACATTTTTATGAAAGCAAAGGGCTGATTCGCAGCACGAGAAACAGCGGCAATCAGCGGCGCTATAAGCGCGATGTTTTGCGCTACGTGGCGATTATTAAAATTGCCCAGCGCTTAGGGATCCCGCTCGGCACCATTGGTGAATCTCTGCGCGTTCTACCGGAAAACCACACGCTGGGGCCGAAAGACTGGAAGCATTTCACCACCCAATGGCGCGAAGAGCTGGATAAACGCATCCACGCCATGGAAGCGCTGCGCGATCAACTCAACGGCTGCATTGGTTGCGGTTGTATGTCATTGCGTGACTGCCCGTTGCGTAACCCAGGTGATAAATTGGGTGAAGAGGGCACCGGTGCGCGACTGTTAGAAGACGAATAA
- the soxS gene encoding superoxide response transcriptional regulator SoxS, producing MSHREIIQTLIEWIDEHIEQPLNIDIVAKKSGYSKWYLQRMFRTVMHQTLGDYIRQRRLLLAAEALRTTQRPIFDIAMDLGYVSQQTFSRVFRREFDRTPTAYRHQISA from the coding sequence ATGTCCCATCGGGAAATTATTCAGACGCTTATTGAATGGATAGATGAACATATCGAGCAACCGCTTAATATCGATATCGTGGCCAAAAAATCCGGCTATTCGAAGTGGTACCTGCAACGGATGTTCCGCACCGTGATGCATCAAACGTTGGGTGATTACATTCGCCAGCGGCGTCTGTTGCTGGCGGCGGAAGCGCTGCGCACCACCCAGCGACCCATCTTCGATATCGCGATGGATCTGGGTTACGTTTCGCAGCAGACGTTTTCCCGCGTATTCCGCCGTGAATTCGACCGTACACCGACAGCCTATCGTCATCAGATCTCCGCTTAA
- a CDS encoding YjcB family protein, translating to MVSITAGVALLRWPLTSAVLMFIASTLKIQLRKSDYAGLAVISGMLGVAAACWFATGLLGITLVDISTIFNNIKDVMVEVMSHAPPEWPVPMY from the coding sequence ATGGTTTCCATTACCGCAGGCGTCGCGCTGCTACGTTGGCCGTTAACCAGCGCAGTACTGATGTTTATCGCCAGTACCCTGAAGATTCAACTTCGTAAATCAGACTACGCCGGGCTGGCAGTGATCAGCGGTATGCTGGGTGTCGCAGCAGCTTGCTGGTTCGCGACGGGCTTACTGGGGATTACTCTGGTGGATATTTCGACCATCTTTAATAACATCAAAGATGTGATGGTTGAAGTGATGAGTCATGCGCCGCCTGAATGGCCGGTGCCGATGTATTGA